In Mariluticola halotolerans, one DNA window encodes the following:
- a CDS encoding 3'(2'),5'-bisphosphate nucleotidase CysQ, whose translation MAENAVHDIEADLQLLRSNAVAAGIIAAGYFRRELKSWTKENASPVTEADFLVDKFLMQSLRAARPGYGWLSEESVDDQSRLKAERVFIIDPIDGTRAFMRGDDCWAISLAVVENGHPIAGVIYAPARDELYHASKGGGAFLNGEKLTPDLTLQRPAIIPAPGAVHTELKADGLDYVRGDHYPSLAYRLVQVATGRVDAAVARRGAQDWDIAGAAIILSECGINFEDVCCGTPLYNRADTRHSALAAMADETLKPLVHGALLRVYGCPDTCTDDLNLEQRS comes from the coding sequence ATGGCTGAAAACGCTGTTCATGACATTGAGGCCGACCTGCAACTTTTGCGTTCGAACGCGGTGGCAGCGGGGATCATTGCGGCCGGTTATTTCCGCCGCGAGCTCAAATCCTGGACCAAGGAAAACGCCTCCCCGGTTACCGAGGCGGACTTTCTCGTCGACAAGTTCTTAATGCAGTCGCTGCGCGCTGCGCGGCCCGGCTATGGCTGGTTGAGCGAGGAAAGCGTTGATGACCAGTCCCGGCTCAAGGCAGAGCGCGTTTTCATTATCGATCCGATTGATGGCACCCGCGCCTTCATGCGCGGCGATGATTGCTGGGCCATCTCGCTGGCAGTGGTGGAGAATGGCCACCCGATTGCCGGTGTGATTTATGCCCCGGCGCGCGATGAACTTTATCATGCCTCAAAAGGCGGCGGTGCCTTTTTGAACGGAGAGAAGCTGACCCCGGATCTCACCCTCCAGCGCCCCGCCATCATTCCCGCGCCCGGTGCGGTGCATACGGAACTGAAAGCGGATGGTCTCGATTATGTACGCGGCGACCATTATCCCTCGCTGGCCTATCGGCTGGTGCAGGTGGCGACAGGCCGGGTGGATGCGGCGGTGGCCCGGCGCGGCGCGCAGGACTGGGACATTGCCGGGGCGGCCATCATTCTTTCCGAATGCGGGATCAATTTCGAGGATGTGTGCTGCGGCACCCCGCTCTATAATCGTGCTGACACGCGGCACAGCGCCCTTGCGGCCATGGCTGACGAAACGCTAAAACCTTTGGTTCATGGTGCCTTGTTGCGGGTGTATGGATGCCCCGACACGTGTACCGATGACCTCAATCTGGAGCAGCGAAGCTGA
- a CDS encoding DUF4170 domain-containing protein — MTSAQEKQLLHLVIGGELSDLDNIQFTDLDAVDIVGVYPNYKAAYDVWKTKAQMTVDNAHMRYFIVHLHRLMDPDED; from the coding sequence ATGACAAGCGCACAAGAGAAACAACTCCTGCATCTGGTGATCGGCGGGGAACTCTCCGATCTCGACAATATCCAGTTCACCGACCTTGATGCCGTGGACATTGTTGGCGTCTATCCGAACTACAAAGCGGCCTATGATGTGTGGAAGACCAAGGCACAGATGACGGTCGACAATGCGCATATGCGCTATTTCATCGTGCATTTGCACCGCTTGATGGACCCGGACGAAGACTAG
- a CDS encoding DUF2093 domain-containing protein produces the protein MNILDPNFAPSEAKLRYGDADFDIIQPGSFVRCAITGKPILIDDLKYWNVDRQEAYIDVDAAYEAYMRYADR, from the coding sequence ATGAACATTCTCGATCCCAATTTTGCACCTTCCGAAGCCAAGCTGCGCTATGGCGATGCCGATTTCGACATCATTCAGCCCGGCAGCTTTGTGCGCTGCGCCATAACCGGCAAGCCGATCCTGATCGATGACCTGAAATACTGGAATGTCGACCGGCAGGAAGCCTATATCGATGTCGATGCCGCCTACGAAGCCTATATGCGCTACGCCGACAGATAA
- the xseA gene encoding exodeoxyribonuclease VII large subunit, whose translation MSDAPTNAHEFTVSEISSAVKSTIEDQFGHVRVRGEVGRLSRPGSGHLYFDLKDENAVMSAVAWKGVVARWRIQPEQGMEVIVTGKLTTFPGQSKYQIIVENVEPAGVGALMALLEERRKKLLAEGLFDKDRKKELPYLPQVIGVVTSPTGAVIRDILHRLDDRFPTHVIVWPVRVQGDSCAPEVAAAVRGFNALQAGGPIARPDLIIVARGGGSVEDLWGFNEEAVVRAVAESDIPVISAVGHETDITLVDYAADRRAPTPTGAAEMAVPVRAELIAYVEDLGTRQRAATRRVAASYRDRLRAASAGLPRPLDLVANARQRLDFAGERLSGGLRAARQKKALHLANIAPRLSATLLRQRTGDAHRHLDQLTGRIPNAVTRSLADRQRHLNGIAKLLDSLSHKSALRRGFALVTDTKGALVRAADGLQPGDGLTLEFADGKVGVMVGDTSGAPAKPKPAKSTPPKANPDDPQTTLF comes from the coding sequence ATGAGTGATGCACCCACAAATGCCCATGAATTTACCGTCTCGGAAATTTCCTCGGCCGTAAAGAGCACGATTGAAGACCAGTTCGGCCATGTCCGCGTGCGGGGCGAGGTGGGACGGCTGTCGCGGCCCGGCTCCGGCCATCTTTATTTCGACCTGAAAGACGAGAACGCCGTCATGTCCGCCGTCGCCTGGAAGGGCGTTGTCGCCCGCTGGCGCATCCAGCCCGAACAGGGCATGGAAGTCATTGTCACCGGCAAGCTGACCACCTTTCCCGGCCAGTCAAAATACCAGATCATTGTCGAAAATGTCGAACCCGCCGGTGTCGGCGCGCTCATGGCCCTGCTCGAGGAGCGCCGCAAGAAATTGCTGGCCGAAGGCCTGTTCGACAAGGACCGCAAAAAGGAACTGCCCTATCTCCCCCAGGTGATCGGCGTTGTCACGTCACCAACCGGTGCGGTGATCCGCGATATCCTGCACCGGCTCGATGACCGGTTTCCAACCCATGTGATTGTCTGGCCCGTGCGTGTGCAGGGCGATAGCTGCGCCCCCGAAGTCGCCGCCGCCGTACGCGGTTTCAATGCGTTGCAAGCGGGCGGGCCAATTGCCCGGCCTGATCTGATCATCGTTGCCCGTGGCGGTGGTTCGGTTGAAGATCTTTGGGGCTTTAACGAGGAAGCCGTGGTCCGCGCCGTCGCCGAAAGCGATATTCCGGTGATCTCTGCGGTGGGTCACGAAACCGATATCACCCTTGTCGATTATGCCGCCGACCGGCGCGCGCCCACCCCGACAGGGGCCGCTGAAATGGCCGTGCCCGTCCGCGCCGAACTGATTGCCTATGTCGAGGATTTGGGCACCCGCCAGCGCGCCGCCACCCGCCGTGTCGCCGCCTCCTATCGCGACCGGTTGCGTGCTGCCAGTGCCGGGCTGCCGCGCCCGCTCGATCTGGTCGCCAATGCCCGCCAGCGCCTCGATTTCGCCGGGGAGCGCCTCTCCGGCGGCCTGCGCGCCGCCCGGCAGAAAAAGGCCCTGCATCTGGCCAATATCGCCCCGCGCCTTTCCGCAACCCTGTTGCGCCAGCGCACCGGCGACGCGCATCGCCACCTTGATCAATTAACCGGGCGCATCCCCAATGCGGTGACCCGCTCGCTGGCCGACCGGCAGCGCCACCTCAACGGCATTGCCAAACTGCTCGACAGTCTCAGCCACAAATCGGCGCTGCGGCGCGGCTTCGCGCTGGTCACCGATACCAAAGGCGCTCTGGTGCGCGCGGCGGATGGCTTGCAGCCGGGCGACGGGCTGACACTTGAATTTGCCGATGGCAAGGTCGGCGTCATGGTCGGCGATACCAGCGGCGCCCCGGCCAAACCCAAACCGGCGAAATCAACGCCGCCAAAGGCAAATCCGGACGATCCCCAGACGACGCTCTTTTGA
- the purD gene encoding phosphoribosylamine--glycine ligase encodes MKVLLIGSGGREHALAWKMAQSPRLEKLYVAPGNGGTALVAENIALDVTDHAAVTRFCQTEAIDLVVVGPEAPLVAGLADDLRAAGFDVFGPSKAAAQLEGSKAFTKVLCDEMNIPTAGYGRFDSLEPALAYVRVQGAPIVIKADGLAAGKGVTVAMTLEEAEAALVDCFSGSFGAAGAEVVIEEFLEGEEVSIFAICDGERFVTLASAQDHKRAYDNDEGPNTGGMGAYSPAAVMTPELLTEVERNIIAPTVKGMVQRGTPFQGVLYAGLILTAEGPKLIEYNARFGDPECQVLMLRLKSDVIEILEASAKGDMTGIVPDWQDDVALTVVMAAKGYPGSYAKGTPIHQADAQNSADVQVFHAGTARDGEMLRANGGRVLNVTALGGTTADAQAKAYEALDRIDWADGFCRRDIGWRAIAREHKNA; translated from the coding sequence ATGAAGGTTTTGCTGATCGGATCGGGTGGACGCGAACACGCGCTGGCCTGGAAGATGGCTCAATCGCCGCGACTGGAAAAACTCTATGTGGCGCCGGGCAATGGCGGCACGGCGCTGGTGGCGGAAAACATCGCTCTGGATGTCACCGATCATGCCGCAGTTACCCGCTTCTGCCAGACCGAGGCAATTGATCTGGTTGTTGTCGGGCCGGAAGCACCGCTTGTGGCCGGGCTGGCCGATGACCTGCGCGCTGCAGGTTTTGACGTTTTCGGGCCCAGCAAGGCCGCCGCACAATTGGAAGGCTCAAAAGCCTTCACCAAAGTGCTCTGCGATGAAATGAACATTCCCACAGCCGGTTATGGTCGTTTTGACAGCCTCGAACCCGCGCTCGCCTATGTACGGGTGCAAGGCGCGCCGATTGTCATCAAGGCGGACGGGCTGGCCGCCGGCAAGGGCGTGACTGTTGCCATGACACTTGAAGAAGCGGAAGCGGCGCTGGTCGATTGTTTTTCCGGCAGTTTTGGTGCGGCGGGCGCCGAAGTGGTGATCGAGGAATTTCTCGAAGGGGAAGAAGTTTCGATTTTTGCCATTTGCGACGGCGAGCGGTTTGTAACCCTTGCCAGCGCGCAGGACCATAAACGTGCCTATGACAATGATGAGGGCCCTAACACCGGCGGCATGGGGGCCTATTCGCCCGCTGCCGTGATGACGCCTGAACTGTTGACCGAGGTGGAGCGCAATATCATTGCCCCGACAGTCAAAGGCATGGTGCAGCGCGGCACGCCGTTTCAGGGTGTGCTTTACGCGGGGCTGATTCTGACGGCGGAAGGCCCGAAGCTGATTGAATATAATGCGCGCTTTGGCGACCCGGAATGTCAGGTGCTGATGTTGCGGCTTAAATCCGATGTGATTGAAATTCTTGAAGCCTCAGCCAAAGGCGACATGACCGGGATTGTGCCGGACTGGCAGGATGATGTGGCGCTGACCGTGGTGATGGCCGCAAAGGGCTATCCGGGGAGCTACGCCAAGGGCACCCCCATTCATCAGGCCGATGCGCAGAATAGCGCCGATGTGCAGGTTTTTCATGCGGGCACCGCACGGGACGGTGAGATGCTGAGAGCCAATGGCGGGCGTGTGCTCAACGTCACGGCTCTGGGCGGGACCACCGCTGACGCACAGGCAAAAGCCTATGAAGCGCTTGACCGGATTGACTGGGCGGACGGGTTTTGCCGCCGCGACATCGGGTGGCGCGCCATCGCCCGCGAGCACAAAAACGCTTAA
- a CDS encoding patatin-like phospholipase family protein, translating into MSTITGPRIGIALGGGSARGLAHISFIEAMDELGLRPSVIAGTSIGSLIGAGWAAGMTGRDIREHSFEVLGDMRSITGRLWQTQMRGFRNVFRSGISMQLDALQITRAFLPPGFTDDFRDLRTPLYIIATDFRSWHQAVFHSGPIVPAIAGSIAIPSLFKPVEFDGRLLVDGGVVNPMPLDAVAADTDILIGIDVNGDPPEHATTRIPSAIDLTLGSAQIMMHSLIAHYIAAYPPDIYIRPHVSAFGAYEYWRVREIVEAGARDKERFKRLLGEKVEAFIAGQQKML; encoded by the coding sequence GTGAGCACGATAACGGGGCCACGTATTGGCATCGCGCTTGGCGGCGGGTCTGCCCGTGGCCTGGCGCATATCTCGTTTATCGAAGCCATGGATGAACTTGGCCTGCGGCCATCGGTGATTGCAGGCACATCTATCGGCTCGCTGATTGGGGCCGGGTGGGCCGCCGGCATGACCGGCCGCGATATCCGGGAACATTCGTTCGAGGTTTTGGGCGACATGCGTTCGATCACCGGGCGCCTGTGGCAAACCCAGATGAGGGGTTTTCGCAATGTGTTTCGTAGCGGCATTTCCATGCAGCTCGACGCGCTGCAAATAACCCGCGCCTTTCTGCCCCCCGGTTTTACCGATGATTTCCGCGATTTGCGCACGCCGCTTTATATTATCGCCACCGATTTCCGGTCCTGGCATCAGGCGGTTTTCCATTCCGGGCCGATTGTGCCCGCGATTGCCGGATCGATTGCCATTCCCAGCCTTTTCAAACCGGTGGAGTTTGACGGGCGGCTGCTGGTGGACGGGGGCGTGGTCAACCCCATGCCGCTTGATGCGGTGGCGGCGGATACAGATATTCTGATCGGTATTGATGTGAATGGTGACCCGCCCGAGCATGCAACCACCCGCATTCCCTCGGCGATTGACCTGACGCTTGGCTCGGCGCAGATCATGATGCATTCCCTGATCGCCCATTATATCGCCGCCTATCCGCCCGATATCTATATCCGCCCGCATGTGAGTGCGTTCGGCGCTTATGAATACTGGCGGGTGCGCGAGATCGTGGAAGCCGGTGCCCGCGACAAGGAACGGTTCAAGCGGCTGCTGGGCGAAAAGGTTGAGGCGTTTATCGCCGGGCAACAAAAAATGCTTTGA
- a CDS encoding nucleoside deaminase — translation MKQNASPMDHALALAEQAANAGEVPVGAVIMRNGELVAAERNRMRELGDPTAHAELMAIRAALAAVGAQRLADCDLYVTLEPCTMCAGAIAHAKIRRLYYAADDPKGGAVESGVRFFAQPTCHHAPEVIAGLGERRAADMLKAFFVARR, via the coding sequence ATGAAACAAAATGCTTCCCCCATGGACCACGCCCTTGCCCTGGCCGAACAGGCCGCCAATGCGGGCGAAGTGCCCGTTGGTGCTGTCATCATGCGCAATGGCGAACTGGTGGCGGCGGAACGTAACCGCATGCGCGAACTGGGCGATCCCACAGCCCATGCCGAACTGATGGCCATCAGGGCGGCGCTGGCAGCTGTCGGGGCGCAACGGCTGGCTGATTGCGATCTCTATGTCACGCTGGAACCCTGCACCATGTGCGCGGGCGCAATCGCCCATGCCAAGATAAGGCGGCTCTATTATGCGGCTGATGATCCGAAGGGCGGGGCTGTGGAAAGCGGCGTCAGGTTTTTCGCCCAGCCCACCTGCCACCATGCCCCCGAAGTGATTGCGGGACTTGGCGAAAGGCGGGCCGCCGATATGCTCAAAGCATTTTTTGTTGCCCGGCGATAA
- the mutL gene encoding DNA mismatch repair endonuclease MutL produces the protein MPIRQLPDDLVNRIAAGEVVERPASVVKELVENALDAGAARIIITTSGGGKSLIRIEDDGCGMDEADLVLSVERHATSKLQSDDLEDIRSLGFRGEALASIGSVSDLTLSSRPADAESGLRLEMKRGVAHGPYPFSMNKGTIIEVKNLFAAIPARLKFLKSDRAETGAITDVIKRLAMANPEVHFVLDGSDRTAVNWPAQSGPGALQARVAQVVGADFADNAVTLGASRHGIVVAGLAGLPTFTRANSLSQFYFVNGRSVRDKVLLGAVRGAYADFIFRDRFPAIALFVAIDPHEVDVNVHPAKAELRFRDQGAVRSAVYRAIQEALAAAGYKASSTVAEATLNAFQAPHAPNPSAPGPADQFSSGLAAPRDFAPAPQNWQVPTTPSFGGLNEPSARFETYQPIAEAPDYPLGAARAQMFENFIVAQSGDALVLIDQHAAHERLVYEKFKTQLAAGPVASQAQLIPIVIEMPEEDCDRLEAAAEFLEKLGLYIDRFGPGAIAVNETPALLGQADVTGLIKDLADGLAEWDTTAALSERLDAIIARMACHGSVRSGRQLRVDEMNALLRDMEATPHSGQCIHGRPTYVELKKSDIERLFGRR, from the coding sequence ATGCCCATTCGCCAATTACCCGACGACCTGGTGAACCGCATCGCTGCCGGCGAAGTGGTGGAGCGGCCTGCCAGCGTGGTCAAGGAACTGGTGGAGAATGCGCTCGATGCGGGGGCGGCACGCATTATCATCACCACATCGGGCGGCGGCAAAAGCCTGATCCGCATCGAGGATGATGGCTGCGGCATGGACGAAGCTGATCTGGTGCTCTCGGTTGAGCGGCATGCGACCTCGAAACTGCAATCGGATGATCTCGAGGATATCCGTTCGCTGGGGTTTCGCGGTGAGGCGCTGGCCTCTATCGGCTCGGTGTCCGATCTGACCCTCTCCTCGCGCCCGGCGGATGCGGAAAGCGGGTTGCGGCTGGAGATGAAGCGCGGGGTGGCGCACGGCCCCTACCCGTTCTCGATGAACAAGGGCACGATCATTGAGGTCAAGAACCTGTTTGCCGCGATACCGGCACGGCTGAAATTTCTCAAATCCGACCGGGCCGAGACGGGGGCAATCACCGATGTGATCAAGCGGCTGGCCATGGCCAATCCGGAAGTGCATTTCGTGCTCGATGGCAGCGACCGCACGGCGGTGAACTGGCCGGCGCAGAGTGGCCCCGGTGCGCTGCAAGCGCGGGTGGCGCAGGTGGTGGGCGCGGATTTTGCCGACAATGCGGTGACCCTTGGGGCGTCACGGCACGGCATTGTGGTGGCGGGCCTTGCGGGATTGCCCACCTTCACGCGGGCCAATTCCCTTAGCCAGTTCTATTTCGTCAATGGCCGCTCGGTGCGCGACAAGGTGTTGCTGGGGGCTGTGCGCGGGGCCTATGCCGATTTCATTTTCCGTGACCGGTTTCCCGCCATTGCATTGTTTGTAGCCATTGATCCGCATGAGGTGGACGTCAATGTGCACCCGGCCAAGGCGGAATTGCGGTTTCGCGATCAGGGCGCGGTGCGCAGCGCGGTTTATCGCGCCATTCAGGAAGCGCTGGCCGCCGCCGGTTACAAGGCCTCGTCAACCGTTGCCGAGGCAACGCTGAATGCCTTTCAGGCCCCGCATGCGCCAAACCCTTCAGCCCCCGGCCCGGCTGATCAGTTCTCATCCGGCCTAGCCGCGCCGCGCGATTTTGCCCCGGCCCCGCAAAACTGGCAGGTGCCAACCACCCCGTCTTTTGGCGGGTTGAATGAACCGAGCGCCCGGTTTGAAACCTATCAGCCAATTGCAGAAGCGCCGGATTATCCGCTTGGGGCGGCGCGGGCGCAGATGTTTGAGAATTTCATTGTCGCGCAGAGCGGCGATGCACTGGTGTTGATTGACCAGCATGCCGCCCATGAACGGCTGGTCTATGAGAAGTTCAAAACGCAACTGGCGGCAGGCCCGGTGGCGAGCCAGGCGCAATTAATCCCCATTGTCATCGAAATGCCCGAGGAAGACTGCGACCGGCTGGAGGCGGCAGCGGAATTTCTTGAAAAGCTGGGGCTTTATATCGACCGGTTCGGGCCGGGGGCGATTGCGGTCAATGAAACACCGGCGCTATTGGGACAGGCTGATGTGACCGGGCTGATCAAGGATCTGGCCGACGGGTTGGCCGAATGGGACACGACTGCAGCACTCTCGGAACGGCTCGACGCGATTATCGCGCGCATGGCCTGCCATGGCTCGGTGCGTTCGGGACGGCAATTGCGGGTTGATGAAATGAATGCGCTATTGCGCGACATGGAAGCCACCCCGCATTCGGGCCAGTGCATCCATGGGCGGCCCACCTATGTCGAGCTGAAAAAGAGCGATATCGAACGCCTGTTCGGGCGGCGCTAG
- a CDS encoding type II toxin-antitoxin system HicA family toxin, which translates to MNSKHAKVLKAIFTDPVSGTIAWVSIENLLVAGGCKVIEGSGSRVRFEKGGVIATFHRPHPEKEAKRYQVRDARDFLIKIGLTP; encoded by the coding sequence ATGAACAGCAAGCATGCAAAAGTGCTGAAGGCGATCTTTACCGATCCTGTATCGGGCACAATTGCATGGGTATCGATTGAAAACCTGCTTGTGGCGGGTGGATGCAAAGTGATTGAGGGTAGCGGATCGCGCGTTCGATTTGAGAAGGGCGGCGTTATCGCCACCTTCCATCGTCCGCACCCCGAAAAGGAAGCCAAGCGTTACCAGGTGCGGGATGCGCGGGATTTCCTGATAAAAATCGGACTAACACCATGA
- a CDS encoding type II toxin-antitoxin system HicB family antitoxin gives MKKNLSYQGYQASVEFDAEDDIFVGRVLGINDVVGFHADDVKTLKQAFAEAVDDYLATCRKLGKTPEKLFSGNLMLRIAPSVHAKASLAAEAEGKSLNQWSEEVLLRATTRFSDNLKARQIVAKTNRGRQAARLLSKTSSFKRQLKR, from the coding sequence ATGAAGAAAAATCTGAGTTACCAAGGCTATCAGGCCAGTGTGGAATTTGATGCGGAGGATGATATTTTTGTTGGCCGTGTGCTCGGCATCAATGATGTTGTCGGCTTTCACGCAGATGATGTGAAAACATTGAAGCAGGCATTTGCCGAGGCGGTTGACGATTATCTCGCCACCTGCCGCAAACTGGGAAAGACGCCGGAGAAGTTGTTTTCCGGAAATCTAATGTTGCGGATTGCCCCAAGCGTGCACGCGAAAGCGTCTCTGGCGGCGGAAGCCGAGGGGAAAAGTCTCAATCAGTGGAGTGAAGAGGTTTTGTTGCGTGCTACGACTAGGTTTTCTGATAACCTGAAAGCAAGACAGATCGTCGCTAAAACGAATAGAGGCCGCCAAGCGGCGCGTTTGTTGTCTAAGACGTCTTCGTTCAAGCGGCAACTTAAACGCTGA
- the rsmD gene encoding 16S rRNA (guanine(966)-N(2))-methyltransferase RsmD, whose product MRIVAGRFKGKQLKSPASDDIRPTSDRVRESLFNILASRLGPHLDGVRVLDVFAGTGALGLEALSRGASFVAFVDSGVEARGLIRDHVDAFGIGGQSKLLKRDATDLGPIEKFAPFDLVFLDPPYGKGLGEQALASAANGGWIVPEATIVLEERKDVVLDLPAGFTLKDRRDYGDTAIHILRYS is encoded by the coding sequence ATGCGTATTGTTGCCGGCCGGTTCAAGGGCAAACAGCTGAAATCCCCTGCGAGCGATGATATTCGCCCGACCTCGGATCGCGTCCGCGAATCCCTGTTCAACATTCTGGCAAGCCGCCTCGGCCCGCATTTAGACGGCGTGCGGGTGCTCGACGTTTTTGCTGGCACCGGCGCGCTGGGGCTGGAAGCCTTGTCGCGCGGTGCCAGCTTTGTCGCCTTTGTCGATAGCGGTGTCGAAGCACGCGGCCTGATCCGCGACCATGTCGATGCCTTTGGCATTGGCGGTCAGAGCAAACTGTTAAAGCGCGACGCGACCGATCTCGGCCCCATCGAAAAATTCGCGCCCTTCGATCTGGTCTTTCTCGATCCGCCCTATGGCAAGGGCTTGGGCGAGCAGGCCCTGGCCAGCGCCGCCAATGGCGGCTGGATTGTCCCCGAGGCGACAATCGTGCTCGAGGAACGCAAGGACGTGGTGCTGGACCTGCCCGCCGGTTTCACCCTCAAAGACCGCCGCGACTATGGCGATACGGCGATCCATATCCTGCGCTATAGCTAA